CGATCCAGGCTGTATCGCACCCCCTCGTCGGTCTCTTCGACGCGCTGGGCGCTCTCTTCCTCGAGCAGGAGATCCTCGATCCCGACGGCACCGTCGTCGGTCTCGATCTCGCCTTCGGTCGCGATCAGCGTCGAGCGCTGGAAGCCCGACGTGTTCGAGCCGTCGACGACGAGCTTTCGCATGACGTTCGCCTGGTCGACCGGCTTCATATCCATCAGCTGGGCGATCTCGAGGACCGTCTCGAGCGCCTCGTTGTCCAACTCGTGTGGCGGCTCGTCGTCCTCCTCGACCAGACAGGTCGAGTCGTATGCGAGATATTCGAACTCTCGGTCGACCTTACTCTCCTCGAGGGCGGCCTGGTCGATCTCGCCGAGTTCGCTGCGCGTGGGGTGTAGGTAGCGCGTGAACGTCCGCGTCGACTCCTCGGGTTCGCGAAGCTCGGTCGGACACTGGCAGAACAGCTTCGTCGCCGTATCGAGTTGCTGGTGAATCTCCAGCCCGGCGACGAGTCCGAGCTCGTCGTAATCGTACTCGCTCATTGGCGGGCACTCGGAGGCGGAGGGGTAAAAAACCGTCCAGTTGCGGTCGGACTATAGTAGCCACTGAAAGTCAATGCACATCTGATCGCACGACGGCTGTGCGATCAGTGTGTAAGTAGTTTCAGTTGTTACTATAGCAGTGGTGCCGTCTCTGTCGCCGCGGAATCGACTGCCAGTACGCGCGTGGCCGCCGCCGTTGTTCGGTGGGTTCCGAGGCCGATAGCGGCTGCTCGAAGGTATTAGAGAGACGGGGTAGGTCAGTCAACGTGACTGCACGTGGAAACCACGCGAGTCGAAAGGTAGCTGCCTGACCGTGCCGCCTACCGATACTCTCGTTCAGTACGGTAAAACACCTCCGGTACTGGAGTCTGGCAACGATCTGCTGGGACGAACGAGCGCGCTGCAAGCGACGACGCCTGCCTTGCCCCTGTGGCCCGGTAACCGTGCCCGTCACCGTTCCCATCGCAAGAGCAAGCACAACGGCTACCCACGGCTACCGACTCACTCGAGTATGGTCCGGATTTCGACGATCGTCATCGTCCTCGCGATCATCCTCGGCATCGGTCTCATCCCGATTCCCATCATCCCCGGCGTCGGGATCCTCGTCGGTATCTCGGGAATCATCCTCGGAATTATTCTTCGGCTTCTCGGCTACTGATCAGTCGCTCGAGGACTCCGCCGAGACACCCGAACTCGACTCGCCGTCTGACGACCCGGTCTCCGAGGAGCCGGAGTCGGCCCGCGAGTACACCGACTCCAGCCCGCTCGCTACCGCCTCGTCGATCGCACCGAGAATCGTCTCCGGCGTCGCCTCGAGCCCGCGAGCACGGTCTCCGGTCGTGAATACGTCGCCGTCAGTTCGGCCTACCGCGTCGCCCTCAGTTATAGATCGCTCGTCGTCCGTCCCCCTCACGAGCACGATTGAGCCGGCCACCGCGTCGACTGTCTCGAGGAGCTGTCGCGACCCCGCGCCGGCCGACTCGAGCACGCCCTCGCTCACGACCGTCGTGTCGGCCTCGTGAATGCGCTCCTCGAACGCGGTCAGATCGGCCGGCGAGAGCGACTCGAACGGCGCTATCTCGAGCCGGTCGATATCGAGCGATCGGGCGGTCTCGCTCGCCGTGTCGCCCGCCGTGACTGGACCGACGGAAATCTCGAGTTCCGCGGTCGCCGTCTCGAGCCGAGCGAGGACACTCGAGGCGAGCGGTCCCGTGCCGAGGACGTGAACGCGGACGGGGGTCCCGTCGCCCGCTTCTCGAGTCTCGGACCCGTCGGCGTTCGGGAGCGCCGTCACGGTCTCCGTCCCCGTGATCGGATTCCGCGTGACGGTCGCGGTTGCGTCGAACACGTCCGACAGCGACTCGCCGGTCAGTACGTCCGCCGGCGGCCCGCTCCGATAGATCCCGCTGTCGGCGAGCATCACGAGCCGATCGCAGTAGCGCGCGGCCAGATCGAGGTCGTGAATCGCCGCGCAGACGGTTCGTCCTTCTTCGACTAGCTCACGGACTAACTCGAGCGTCTCGATCTGGTGATTCACGTCGAGACTTCCGGTCGGTTCGTCGAGCAACATGGCCGGCGTCTCCTGGGCGATCGCCCGCGCGAGCACCACGCGCTGGCGCTGGCCGCCGCTCACCTCGTCGATCGGTCGGTCCGCGAGTTCGGCCGTTCGAGTGCGCTCGAGTGCGCGTTCGACGGCCTCGCGGTCCTCGCGTGTGGGGGACGAAAAGCGCGAGCGGTGAGGATGTCGCCCCATCTCGACGACATCCCGAATGGGGAACGAAAACGACAGTGCCGTATCCTGCGGCACAACTGAGACCAGTCGACTCGAGGCCTTCGAGGACGCGCGGTGAACGTCGGTGTCGCCGACCGTCACGGTTCCCGAATCGGGCTCGAGCGCGCCGCTGATCGCCCGGAGCAGCGTTGTCTTCCCAGCTCCGTTCGGCCCTACGAAGCCGACGAACTCGCCGGGTTCGATCGTCAGCGAGACGCCCTCGAGCACGGAGAGATCGCCGAAGGACAGCGAGAGATTTTCGACGGTGATCGACGCTCGCTCGGGCGACGGGCCCGATTCGCTCGAGACATCGTTACCGTCGGGTCCGCCCCGGAATCGGCTCATACCGAATGCACCTCCCGACGGGTGAGCAGGAACAGGAAGAAGGGCGCACCCAGTGCGGCCGTGATGATGCCGACGGGGACGATGGGCGTGGAAACCTCGAGACCGAAGGGGAACGAAAGCGTCCCGAGGCGAGCGATCGTATCGGTCGCGACGAGAAACGACGCGCCCGCAAGCGCGCTGGTGGGCAGGAGGATTCGGTGGTCAGGGCCGACGAGCAGCCGCATGATGTGGGGAACGACGAGGCCGACGAAGCCGATAACGCCGGCGACGGCGACGCCCGCGGCGGTGACAATGCTCGCGAGCGCGAGCAGGAGGAGTTTGGTTCGCTCGACATCGACCCCGAGGTGGTGTGCGTCCTCCTCGCCCAGCAGGAGGACGTTCATCTCGCGCGTGTAGGTGAGCAAGACGGCGACGCCGACGAGGGTTACGGGCAACGCGAACCGAACGTCGCTCCAGGTGCTGTTGGCGAGATGCCCCATCATCCAGATGACAGCCTGTCGGAGGTCGTCGCCGCTGTGGACGAGCATGTATGAGATCATCGCGCCGAGGAAGGCCTGTATCGCCACCCCCGCGAGCAACAGCGTTGCGACGGGCGTTCGACCGCCCTCGGTCGCGATCGCGTAGACGAGAAACGCGGTCCCGAGCGCGCCGACGAACGCCGAGAGGTGGAGCCCGCCGAACGGGATCAGCGCCGGAAACGCGATCGCCGCGACGGCGCCCGCGGCGGCACCCGAGGAGACGCCGATGATCGACGGATCCGCGAGCGGATTGCGGAAGAACCCTTGCATGACCGTCCCCGCGGCTGCGAGCGAAAAGCCGACCGTCGCTGCGAGTGCGATTCGGGGGAGTCGGATGTTCTCGACGATGTACTGGTGGCTCCCCGACACGTCAAACGAGAAGATCGAGGTGTACTCGAAGCCGGGGAGCGGAACCGTGACGCCGATCCACGGAACGGTGCTCTCGCTCAGTACGATACTTGAGGGGATCACAAGGGCGTTCAACGTGGCCATCGCGACCGTTAGTGGATCGATCCTGACGGAGCCGAGAGCGGCGCTCCCGATGACGACGGCGACGAGCAGGGTGGAAAGCCCCACCGACCACGCGGCAGTTCGGACCGATCGCTCCATACTTCACAATCTCGATTGGAGTAGGCAAATATTTGTTGAAGTAGCGGGTGGGTACGGACGATGCGACACCAACTGACTGTTTTCGTGGCCGTCTTACTCGCGATTTCTGTCGTCGCCCCCGTCGCGGGTGCGACTGCCGCGACGACGGGAGCCGCGGTACAGGATTCAGAGGCACAGTGTGAGTATCCCCTTACGATAACCGATGCGTCCGGCGAAGAGGTCACCATCGACGACGAACCCGAGTCGGTCGTGACGCTCTACCCGGGTGACGCACAGCTCGCCTACTCCATCGGCGCCGAGGACAAAGTCGTCGGCATGCCGGTCGGGCAGTACACCGATTCGCTCGACGCTGGCGACCGAACCGATATCAGCGAAGACGATGGCGTGACACCGAACGCCGAAGAGATCGTCGCGCTCGACCCCGATGTCGTGCTGGCCGCAAACATCGCACTCGGCCAAGAGGACCTCCTCGAGACGCTCGAGGACGCCGACATTACGGTCGTCGTGCTTGACACGGCGAATTCGATCGACGACGTCCACGACAACGTCCGCACTACCGGCGAGGTGACCGGCGAGTGCGAGAGCGCCGAGGAGACGGTCGAGTGGATGGACGACCGACTCGAGGTCGTCGCAGACGCGCTCGAGGACGAGGAAGCGCCGCTCGCGTACTACGACAGCGGCGACGACGGCGCAACCTTCGGTGCGGAGACGTTCCAGCACGACGTGCTGACGGCGGGCGGACTCGACAACCTGGCCGCCGAAGCCGGCGAGGAGGGCTGGGTGATGATGAGTCCGGAGACCGTCGTCGACGAGGATCCGGAGTGGGTCGTCTACCCCGACCGTGAAGATGCTCCGCCGTCCGCGGACAATCTGGAAGAGACGACCGCGTTCCAGGAGGATAATATCCACGCAGTCGACGATAACGCGGTGAGCCAGCCCGCTCCGGACGTCGTCTACGTG
Above is a window of Natronorubrum tibetense GA33 DNA encoding:
- a CDS encoding ATP-binding cassette domain-containing protein, whose translation is MSRFRGGPDGNDVSSESGPSPERASITVENLSLSFGDLSVLEGVSLTIEPGEFVGFVGPNGAGKTTLLRAISGALEPDSGTVTVGDTDVHRASSKASSRLVSVVPQDTALSFSFPIRDVVEMGRHPHRSRFSSPTREDREAVERALERTRTAELADRPIDEVSGGQRQRVVLARAIAQETPAMLLDEPTGSLDVNHQIETLELVRELVEEGRTVCAAIHDLDLAARYCDRLVMLADSGIYRSGPPADVLTGESLSDVFDATATVTRNPITGTETVTALPNADGSETREAGDGTPVRVHVLGTGPLASSVLARLETATAELEISVGPVTAGDTASETARSLDIDRLEIAPFESLSPADLTAFEERIHEADTTVVSEGVLESAGAGSRQLLETVDAVAGSIVLVRGTDDERSITEGDAVGRTDGDVFTTGDRARGLEATPETILGAIDEAVASGLESVYSRADSGSSETGSSDGESSSGVSAESSSD
- the btuC gene encoding vitamin B12 ABC transporter permease BtuC, yielding MERSVRTAAWSVGLSTLLVAVVIGSAALGSVRIDPLTVAMATLNALVIPSSIVLSESTVPWIGVTVPLPGFEYTSIFSFDVSGSHQYIVENIRLPRIALAATVGFSLAAAGTVMQGFFRNPLADPSIIGVSSGAAAGAVAAIAFPALIPFGGLHLSAFVGALGTAFLVYAIATEGGRTPVATLLLAGVAIQAFLGAMISYMLVHSGDDLRQAVIWMMGHLANSTWSDVRFALPVTLVGVAVLLTYTREMNVLLLGEEDAHHLGVDVERTKLLLLALASIVTAAGVAVAGVIGFVGLVVPHIMRLLVGPDHRILLPTSALAGASFLVATDTIARLGTLSFPFGLEVSTPIVPVGIITAALGAPFFLFLLTRREVHSV
- a CDS encoding PGF-CTERM-anchored ABC transporter substrate-binding protein, producing MRHQLTVFVAVLLAISVVAPVAGATAATTGAAVQDSEAQCEYPLTITDASGEEVTIDDEPESVVTLYPGDAQLAYSIGAEDKVVGMPVGQYTDSLDAGDRTDISEDDGVTPNAEEIVALDPDVVLAANIALGQEDLLETLEDADITVVVLDTANSIDDVHDNVRTTGEVTGECESAEETVEWMDDRLEVVADALEDEEAPLAYYDSGDDGATFGAETFQHDVLTAGGLDNLAAEAGEEGWVMMSPETVVDEDPEWVVYPDREDAPPSADNLEETTAFQEDNIHAVDDNAVSQPAPDVVYVVESLVETVHPDVYDEIESDLADVDEAHGVGDDANGEDDDADDADASDDGDDTIPGFGIPVAAAAVLAVAGFLLRRR